A genomic region of Leptolyngbya sp. FACHB-261 contains the following coding sequences:
- a CDS encoding RecQ family ATP-dependent DNA helicase, with protein MTLYRKLVQSPTSVSTDQIQQTFQRVWGYAALREPQEQVVRCLLARRDALVVLPTGYGKSICFQLPALLQTGVTLVVSPLVALMEDQVQDLQQRGSAAASLHSELPADLRRRVLRALGQNRLRLLYLSPETLMSPAVWEQLTQPELTVANIIVDEAHCLTVWGSDFRPDYRRLGAVRAALLRHKPKSHGRIGLAAFTATAEPTTQAALCSALGLRQPARIGVSPYRANLNLKIQVVWSAWNRRQQVGRFIQARPGQAGLVYVRSRHDAEELATWLGQQGHRTASYHAGLIAQERRQLEQSWLSGELAFVVATCALGMGLNHPRIRWVVHFQPPLTLAEYVQEVGRAGRDGEPAQALMLVSEPTGWLDPGDRQQRNYFLAQQQSQRQKVQRLLPQLPKRGELSTLCQRLPGAALALAQLQAAGRLVWRDPFCYELLESVGPLPPVEIQPVQQMQTYISSQDCRWRFLLSSFGFEREAEAFRCGHCDRC; from the coding sequence GTGACGCTTTATCGTAAGCTCGTGCAGTCTCCCACATCTGTTAGCACCGATCAAATTCAGCAAACTTTTCAGCGAGTCTGGGGCTATGCAGCCTTGCGAGAGCCCCAAGAACAAGTGGTGCGCTGTTTGCTGGCGCGGCGAGATGCCCTGGTCGTCTTGCCCACCGGCTACGGCAAATCCATCTGCTTTCAGCTACCAGCTCTGCTGCAAACAGGAGTCACGCTGGTGGTGTCGCCACTGGTAGCGTTGATGGAAGACCAAGTCCAGGATCTACAGCAACGAGGATCAGCGGCTGCGAGCTTGCACAGCGAACTCCCAGCCGATCTGCGCCGACGGGTTTTACGGGCCTTGGGGCAAAACCGGTTACGCCTGCTGTATCTCTCCCCAGAAACCTTGATGAGCCCTGCGGTTTGGGAGCAGTTAACCCAGCCAGAACTAACCGTGGCCAACATCATTGTCGATGAGGCACACTGTCTGACCGTTTGGGGATCTGACTTTCGCCCTGACTACCGCCGTTTAGGTGCGGTTCGAGCGGCGCTTCTGCGTCATAAACCCAAGAGCCACGGACGGATCGGGCTAGCTGCCTTCACGGCAACCGCCGAACCAACAACGCAAGCGGCACTCTGCTCAGCCCTCGGATTGCGGCAACCGGCCCGCATTGGCGTCAGCCCATACCGGGCCAACTTGAACTTGAAGATTCAAGTTGTCTGGAGTGCTTGGAACCGCAGGCAGCAGGTCGGTCGGTTTATCCAAGCGCGTCCAGGGCAGGCGGGGCTGGTTTACGTGCGTAGCCGTCACGACGCGGAGGAGCTAGCAACCTGGCTCGGACAACAGGGGCATCGCACTGCGTCTTACCATGCGGGTCTGATTGCCCAAGAGCGACGGCAATTGGAGCAGTCCTGGCTTAGTGGTGAGCTAGCGTTTGTCGTGGCAACTTGCGCTCTAGGCATGGGGCTCAACCATCCCCGAATTCGTTGGGTCGTGCATTTTCAGCCGCCCCTGACCCTGGCAGAATACGTTCAGGAAGTGGGGCGAGCCGGGCGAGATGGGGAGCCAGCCCAGGCATTAATGCTGGTCAGCGAACCGACCGGCTGGTTGGACCCCGGTGACCGGCAGCAACGCAATTATTTTCTAGCGCAGCAGCAAAGTCAGCGCCAGAAAGTACAACGATTACTGCCACAGCTACCAAAGCGGGGTGAACTCAGCACTTTGTGCCAACGTTTGCCTGGTGCGGCACTGGCGCTGGCTCAATTACAGGCTGCTGGACGCTTAGTTTGGCGCGACCCGTTTTGCTACGAATTGCTTGAGAGTGTAGGGCCCTTGCCGCCGGTGGAGATTCAGCCAGTGCAGCAGATGCAAACCTATATCAGCAGCCAGGATTGTCGCTGGCGGTTTTTGCTGAGCAGCTTTGGCTTTGAGCGCGAGGCAGAGGCGTTTCGCTGCGGCCATTGTGACCGTTGCTAG
- the cruF gene encoding gamma-carotene 1'-hydroxylase CruF produces the protein MKHLATVERFCLIAHLVSMAFGLAGLLLVLPHPEFVAALPPIGQQAFSWSMAGGGVVYILFGAAAVGLHGYRILGLGRLLAFLIPSVALSLSSELLGTSTGFPFGDYGYLSGLGYKIADLVPFTIPLSWFYMGLASYLLACASLKSGTHLFARIEAIVIGALLLTSWDFVLDPAMSQMTVAFWQWNQPGEFFGMPLQNFAGWMGTGVVFMTVAALLWGKRLAVLDRAELAMPLWIYVGNFAFAMIMSLAAGITFPVLLGMLLGLGPAVGLWWVARPAQAEVPFPETLPPAPQFPLEVASR, from the coding sequence ATGAAGCACCTGGCTACCGTCGAGCGCTTTTGCCTTATAGCGCATCTGGTGTCTATGGCCTTTGGTCTAGCCGGTCTGCTGCTGGTATTGCCCCATCCGGAGTTCGTCGCTGCGCTGCCGCCGATCGGTCAGCAAGCCTTCTCCTGGAGCATGGCTGGGGGCGGCGTTGTCTATATTCTGTTTGGAGCTGCAGCCGTTGGACTGCATGGCTATCGCATTCTCGGCTTGGGTCGATTGCTAGCGTTTTTGATTCCCTCCGTGGCGTTGTCTCTGAGCAGTGAACTACTGGGCACCAGCACAGGGTTTCCGTTCGGCGACTATGGCTATTTGAGCGGTTTGGGCTACAAGATTGCTGATCTAGTTCCCTTCACGATTCCGCTGTCCTGGTTCTATATGGGGTTGGCGTCCTACCTATTGGCCTGTGCCTCTCTGAAGTCAGGGACTCACTTGTTTGCTCGGATTGAGGCCATTGTGATCGGTGCGCTCTTGCTCACCTCCTGGGACTTTGTCCTGGATCCGGCCATGAGCCAAATGACTGTTGCCTTTTGGCAGTGGAACCAGCCGGGCGAGTTCTTTGGCATGCCGCTCCAAAACTTTGCGGGTTGGATGGGCACTGGCGTCGTCTTCATGACCGTCGCTGCTCTACTTTGGGGCAAGCGGTTGGCTGTGCTGGATCGAGCAGAGCTGGCTATGCCGCTGTGGATCTATGTCGGTAACTTTGCCTTTGCAATGATCATGAGCTTGGCCGCAGGAATCACTTTCCCTGTGTTGCTAGGTATGCTGCTGGGCTTGGGACCTGCGGTAGGTCTGTGGTGGGTTGCACGTCCGGCTCAAGCGGAAGTCCCTTTTCCAGAAACCTTACCTCCTGCGCCCCAGTTCCCTCTAGAAGTAGCCAGCCGTTAA
- the cruG gene encoding 2'-O-glycosyltransferase CruG, translating to MALLLLLIQGPAAAILLSRLLQGPGRRPPLQPKSPTLDLLGKVSVVVPTLNEAERIGPCLDGLTHQSYEVREILVVDSRSEDGTPELVKTAQQSDPRFRLLTDDPLPAGWVGRPWALHTGFLHTSPASEWVLGIDADTQPQPGLVASLVQAADQEGLDLVSLSPRFILKSVGEQLLQPALLLTLVYRFGPAGERSNGAERVMANGQCFLARRALLEQLDGYSCARASFCDDVTLARAAAASGAKVGFLDGCQVLKVRMYASALETWHEWGRSLDLKDATSPAQKWGDLGFLLAVQALPWLALPLLLLAEPSLPVQVAIGLNASLLLTRFALLLAIRGSYEQVGWAFWLSPLADPLAVLRIAISTLSTPKRWRGRDYSSFGA from the coding sequence GTGGCTCTACTGCTACTTCTGATTCAAGGTCCGGCGGCAGCAATTCTGCTGTCGCGCCTGCTACAGGGACCGGGACGCCGACCGCCACTGCAACCTAAATCGCCCACGCTAGACCTGCTGGGTAAGGTGAGTGTGGTGGTGCCAACGCTGAACGAGGCGGAGCGCATCGGTCCCTGTCTGGATGGGCTGACCCATCAAAGTTATGAAGTGCGTGAGATCCTCGTGGTTGATAGCCGCTCTGAGGATGGCACGCCGGAACTAGTCAAGACGGCTCAGCAGAGCGATCCTCGCTTTCGCCTGTTGACTGATGACCCTTTGCCTGCAGGTTGGGTCGGTCGCCCTTGGGCTTTGCACACTGGCTTCTTGCACACTTCTCCTGCTAGCGAGTGGGTCTTGGGTATTGATGCCGACACGCAGCCGCAACCCGGTTTAGTTGCCAGTCTGGTTCAAGCCGCAGATCAAGAAGGCCTGGATCTGGTGTCGCTGTCGCCCCGCTTCATCCTCAAATCGGTGGGTGAACAGTTGCTCCAACCGGCGCTCTTGCTGACTCTGGTCTACCGCTTTGGTCCGGCGGGAGAGCGTAGCAATGGGGCTGAGCGAGTAATGGCTAATGGTCAGTGCTTTTTGGCGCGTCGTGCCTTGCTCGAACAGTTGGATGGCTACAGCTGTGCTCGTGCTTCGTTCTGTGATGATGTCACTCTGGCTCGGGCAGCGGCGGCATCAGGCGCGAAGGTGGGATTTCTGGATGGCTGTCAGGTGCTCAAGGTGCGCATGTACGCCTCAGCCTTGGAAACTTGGCACGAGTGGGGCCGCTCCTTGGACCTCAAGGATGCCACTTCTCCGGCGCAGAAGTGGGGCGACTTGGGATTTTTGTTAGCGGTGCAGGCGTTGCCGTGGCTAGCGTTGCCATTACTGCTGCTGGCTGAGCCGTCTTTGCCGGTTCAGGTTGCTATTGGCTTGAATGCTAGTCTGCTGCTGACTCGCTTTGCTCTGTTGCTGGCGATTCGTGGCTCTTATGAGCAGGTGGGCTGGGCGTTCTGGCTGTCGCCCTTGGCTGATCCCTTGGCGGTGCTGCGCATTGCCATATCGACTTTGAGTACACCGAAGCGTTGGCGGGGGCGGGATTATTCGAGTTTCGGTGCTTAA
- a CDS encoding pentapeptide repeat-containing protein, whose amino-acid sequence MSSSDSTPIKQPVSFLYKPVKLDFKELFKALTKTAVNVTTNKLESVPDNLIDAAAALGLDKKPEEVAWALVARSLFRAMRDLMQERPTSQTHQTKDFEGVCEELASTLEMRGIVIDPQFFDNPKASALTKTIQKPFVQWLRAFGLSQSEANTIAARFPSYFTCALDEEWAEHPEVYACLKPSQTPFTDSAKQEQGWRSYSAWLQKEIDKPLLTEAFSLSQVYIAPRAYYEREKGQGEQEPRSSLEKAKFEKVVVDLERELEAWLGKAAPKDWIRVISGGPGSGKSSFTKAFAAKQAEKAQIPVLLIPLHRFKISDDLVEAVGKFVRSEHFLSRNPLDHEHGESRLLIIFDGLDELAMQGKAVTEAAQQFIDEVCNQLLSLNRDKTRLQVLISSRDLVIQDHERKLKRLGQILHVLPYFLPKNERERFIDLNSLLGQDQRQSWWELYGKANGKDYAALPSELNRDDLTEITSQPLLNYLVALAFNRGELNLTGEINLNGIYGGLLQSIYKRVWTDEQHPTLDKISEEEFTQVLEEIGLTVWHGNGRTATLQEIQKRLKECKLADSLEAFSQSAESGVTNLLIAFYFRRSGSSEQGENTFEFTHKSFGEYLTTRKIVGEVENICEELKRYRRNPRQGRSEQELLQIWVRLCGPTAIDFDLLRFVRDEVHLAYTQQPEEVRHWQQVLCCLIRYMLQNGMPMETLISTIPTFYEANRQARNAEEALLVMLNACAIQTQIVSEIDWPSPVAFGEWLSRLHGQRVLADVLALNCLSFLNLSGCILFLRDFVEVNLRKANLREANLGAANLEGANLARANLARANLARANLKKANLEGAILKKANLEGAILEGADLEDANLEGADLEGANLAGANLEGADLEGAILAGAILIEANLTGANLEGANLEGAYLEGAYLEDANLEGANLEDANLEGANLEGADLEGADLAGANLEGAYLEGADLEDANLAGANLEGAYLGGMILKGVKLDKNGHVLPENLQAVEKHRAWTSLMNLTAEKANIGIALAVSKKVEPIAHLLSKN is encoded by the coding sequence ATGAGCAGCAGTGACAGCACTCCCATCAAGCAGCCAGTCTCGTTCCTATACAAACCTGTCAAATTAGACTTTAAAGAACTCTTCAAAGCATTAACAAAGACGGCAGTTAATGTTACTACCAACAAGCTAGAGAGTGTTCCAGATAACTTAATTGATGCAGCGGCAGCACTGGGTCTTGATAAAAAGCCCGAAGAAGTTGCTTGGGCTCTAGTTGCACGTTCTCTGTTTCGAGCAATGCGTGACTTAATGCAGGAAAGACCAACGTCACAGACTCATCAGACCAAGGATTTTGAAGGGGTCTGCGAGGAATTGGCTTCGACTTTAGAGATGCGTGGAATAGTAATTGATCCACAGTTTTTTGATAATCCCAAGGCGTCAGCGCTAACAAAGACGATACAGAAGCCTTTTGTTCAATGGCTGCGGGCGTTTGGTTTGTCTCAGTCTGAGGCTAATACAATCGCAGCGCGGTTCCCCAGCTATTTTACCTGTGCTTTAGACGAGGAGTGGGCTGAGCATCCTGAGGTTTATGCCTGTTTAAAACCATCGCAGACACCATTTACTGACTCAGCTAAGCAGGAGCAGGGTTGGAGATCTTACTCAGCTTGGCTGCAAAAAGAGATCGACAAGCCGCTCCTTACTGAAGCTTTTAGCTTGAGTCAGGTCTATATAGCGCCAAGAGCTTATTACGAAAGAGAAAAAGGTCAGGGGGAGCAAGAACCGCGTTCCAGCCTTGAAAAGGCAAAATTTGAGAAAGTCGTTGTTGATTTGGAGCGTGAGTTAGAAGCTTGGTTAGGGAAGGCTGCTCCCAAGGATTGGATTCGGGTCATTAGCGGTGGGCCGGGATCTGGAAAGTCTTCATTCACTAAAGCTTTTGCTGCAAAACAGGCAGAGAAAGCCCAAATTCCAGTCTTACTGATTCCCTTACACCGTTTTAAGATCTCTGATGATTTAGTTGAGGCAGTTGGCAAGTTTGTGCGCTCTGAGCATTTCCTTAGCCGCAATCCTTTAGATCATGAGCATGGTGAATCTCGACTGTTAATCATCTTTGACGGCTTAGATGAGTTAGCAATGCAGGGCAAGGCAGTGACGGAAGCAGCTCAACAGTTTATCGATGAAGTCTGCAATCAGTTGCTGAGCCTTAATAGAGACAAAACTCGGCTACAAGTTTTGATTAGTAGCCGCGATCTGGTCATTCAAGACCATGAGAGGAAGCTGAAAAGGCTGGGACAGATCCTCCATGTTCTACCTTATTTTCTTCCCAAGAATGAGAGAGAAAGATTTATTGATTTGAATAGCCTTTTAGGGCAAGATCAGCGTCAATCTTGGTGGGAGCTTTACGGCAAAGCTAATGGCAAGGACTATGCAGCACTGCCATCAGAGCTTAATCGAGACGATCTCACAGAGATTACGTCTCAACCTCTACTTAACTATCTAGTCGCCCTGGCTTTCAATCGTGGCGAATTAAATCTGACTGGAGAGATTAACCTGAACGGAATCTACGGGGGCTTGCTCCAGTCAATCTATAAGCGAGTCTGGACTGACGAGCAACATCCTACTCTTGACAAGATATCTGAGGAAGAATTTACACAGGTGCTTGAGGAGATCGGTTTGACTGTTTGGCATGGTAATGGGAGAACAGCAACTCTACAAGAGATTCAAAAACGTTTAAAAGAGTGTAAACTAGCTGATTCTCTGGAAGCATTTAGCCAAAGTGCGGAGTCAGGAGTCACTAATCTCTTGATAGCCTTTTACTTCAGGCGCAGTGGTTCCTCTGAGCAGGGGGAGAATACTTTTGAATTCACACACAAGAGTTTCGGCGAATATCTAACAACAAGGAAGATTGTTGGTGAAGTTGAAAATATTTGTGAGGAACTAAAACGCTATCGACGAAATCCGCGTCAAGGTCGGAGTGAGCAAGAATTGCTTCAGATATGGGTACGTCTATGCGGTCCTACAGCTATCGATTTTGACCTGTTAAGGTTTGTTCGAGACGAAGTCCACCTAGCTTATACCCAGCAGCCCGAGGAAGTGAGGCACTGGCAACAGGTTTTATGCTGTCTAATCAGGTACATGCTTCAAAATGGGATGCCAATGGAAACTTTGATTTCCACAATCCCCACTTTTTACGAAGCAAATCGCCAAGCTCGTAACGCAGAGGAGGCATTACTGGTTATGCTCAATGCCTGTGCTATCCAAACACAGATTGTTTCAGAGATTGATTGGCCTTCCCCTGTCGCTTTTGGTGAATGGCTTTCAAGGCTACATGGGCAGAGAGTTCTTGCTGATGTACTAGCCTTAAACTGCCTCAGCTTTCTGAATTTATCAGGATGCATTCTATTTTTGAGAGATTTTGTTGAGGTGAATCTTAGAAAGGCGAATCTTAGAGAGGCGAATCTTGGAGCGGCGAATCTTGAAGGGGCGAATCTTGCAAGGGCGAATCTTGCAAGGGCGAATCTTGCAAGGGCGAATCTTAAAAAGGCGAATCTTGAAGGGGCGATTCTTAAAAAGGCGAATCTTGAAGGGGCGATTCTTGAAGGGGCAGATCTTGAAGATGCAAATCTTGAAGGGGCAGATCTTGAAGGGGCGAATCTTGCAGGGGCGAATCTTGAAGGGGCGGATCTTGAAGGGGCGATTCTTGCAGGGGCGATTCTTATAGAGGCGAATCTTACAGGGGCGAATCTTGAAGGGGCGAATCTTGAAGGGGCGTATCTTGAAGGGGCGTATCTTGAAGATGCGAATCTTGAAGGGGCGAATCTTGAAGATGCGAATCTTGAAGGGGCGAATCTTGAAGGGGCAGATCTTGAAGGGGCAGATCTTGCAGGGGCGAATCTTGAAGGGGCGTATCTTGAAGGGGCAGATCTTGAAGATGCAAATCTTGCAGGGGCGAATCTTGAAGGGGCGTATCTTGGGGGGATGATCCTTAAAGGAGTCAAGCTTGATAAGAACGGGCATGTCCTGCCTGAGAACCTACAAGCTGTAGAGAAGCACCGAGCATGGACATCTCTAATGAACCTGACAGCCGAGAAAGCTAACATTGGCATTGCATTAGCTGTCTCGAAGAAAGTGGAACCCATCGCTCACCTTCTTTCGAAAAACTAA
- a CDS encoding CNNM domain-containing protein: MSSLQALEIEVAETLLRLAGLFLLTLVIAFFVAAELALVSASRQQIARLAENQGQANEAAQRVQYAQNHLERYLSVTQTGTTAGSLLLGWLGEDATVHWIEPWTSHLPLGPVGSMVSTHTIAVALAFLLVTYVEISLGELVPKVLAANAPERTALLLIRPLQICAYLFWPLLVVLDGTVSLLTGWLKRRQNALPELTPAQAPVLQADPHSVMVSGVLELTMLNETLGLTLPSNPAYRTLAGFMIHELGRVPQQGERLVWGELELEAARVADNRLDAVLLRQVTRPLAMPEVELVG, translated from the coding sequence TTGAGTAGTCTGCAAGCACTAGAGATTGAAGTCGCAGAGACACTGCTGCGGCTGGCAGGGCTGTTTCTGCTGACGCTGGTGATTGCTTTTTTTGTGGCAGCGGAGCTGGCACTGGTTTCGGCATCGCGGCAGCAAATTGCTCGTCTGGCTGAGAACCAGGGTCAGGCCAATGAGGCAGCACAACGGGTTCAATACGCTCAGAATCATTTGGAGCGCTATCTGTCAGTCACGCAGACGGGCACGACCGCGGGCAGTTTGTTGTTGGGCTGGCTGGGGGAGGATGCAACCGTGCATTGGATTGAGCCCTGGACCTCGCATCTGCCGTTAGGTCCGGTGGGGTCAATGGTGAGCACGCATACGATTGCCGTAGCGCTGGCTTTTTTGCTGGTAACTTATGTTGAGATTTCGCTGGGGGAGTTGGTGCCGAAGGTGTTGGCAGCCAATGCGCCTGAGCGCACAGCCCTGCTGCTGATCCGTCCGCTCCAGATTTGCGCCTATCTGTTCTGGCCGTTGCTGGTCGTCCTGGATGGCACCGTGAGTCTGCTCACCGGCTGGCTGAAGCGGCGGCAGAATGCGCTGCCAGAATTGACGCCCGCTCAGGCTCCCGTGCTTCAGGCCGATCCGCATTCGGTCATGGTTTCGGGGGTGCTAGAGCTGACGATGTTGAATGAAACTTTGGGGCTGACGCTGCCCTCGAACCCGGCCTACCGCACGCTAGCAGGCTTCATGATTCACGAGTTGGGTCGTGTGCCACAGCAGGGCGAGCGGCTGGTGTGGGGGGAATTGGAGTTGGAGGCCGCGCGGGTGGCGGATAATCGCCTGGATGCAGTGTTGCTGCGTCAGGTGACTCGGCCCTTGGCGATGCCAGAAGTTGAGCTGGTGGGCTAG
- the folK gene encoding 2-amino-4-hydroxy-6-hydroxymethyldihydropteridine diphosphokinase yields MAYDLTLNTPFALALGGNLGDSAAILKQALRALELTPGLSLLRVSDVYETVPVGPPQPDYLNCCALLDTTLEPLPLLQTLLAIEQQAGRVRLERNGPRTLDLDLLLYGSLVLETPELTVPHPRMHQRGFVLVPLADIAPDWVHPVLKQTVAQLATQIDRLGVSRRAPVC; encoded by the coding sequence CTGGCCTACGACCTTACCCTGAACACGCCGTTTGCCCTCGCTCTGGGCGGTAACTTGGGCGATTCTGCTGCAATCCTCAAGCAGGCATTGCGCGCTCTGGAATTGACTCCGGGGTTATCGCTGCTGCGGGTTTCTGATGTTTATGAAACCGTACCGGTTGGGCCGCCCCAACCTGACTATCTCAATTGCTGTGCGTTGCTAGATACGACTCTAGAGCCGCTGCCCCTGTTGCAAACGCTGCTGGCTATAGAGCAGCAGGCCGGACGGGTACGGCTGGAGCGCAACGGACCCCGCACTTTGGATTTGGACTTGTTGCTGTATGGCTCGCTGGTGCTGGAGACGCCGGAGCTAACCGTGCCCCATCCGCGTATGCATCAGCGGGGTTTTGTGCTGGTGCCTCTGGCCGATATCGCGCCGGATTGGGTTCACCCGGTCTTGAAGCAGACTGTGGCGCAATTAGCAACCCAGATTGACCGTTTAGGGGTTAGCCGCAGAGCGCCGGTGTGTTGA
- the btpA gene encoding photosystem I biogenesis protein BtpA has protein sequence MDLAQIFRTPNPVIGVVHLSPLPTSPRWGGSLQAVINRAEQEATALAAGGVNGIIVENFFDAPFPKDQVDPAVVSAMSLVIQRLKHLITLPLGVNVLRNDAHSALAIAACVGAEFIRVNVLTGVMATDQGLIEGQAHQLHRYRRELGADVKIFADVLVKHARPLGTPNLTTAVQETIERGLADAVILSGWATGSPPSLEDLELASAAAGSTPVFIGSGADWENIGSLIRAADGVIVSSALKRHGQIQQTIDPTRVSRFVEAMRRGLQARTQTQGTSQSMKVRY, from the coding sequence GTGGATTTAGCGCAAATTTTCAGAACACCTAACCCGGTGATTGGGGTCGTCCATTTGTCCCCTCTGCCCACATCACCTCGTTGGGGCGGTAGCCTACAGGCGGTCATTAATCGAGCCGAACAAGAAGCCACTGCCCTAGCAGCAGGCGGCGTCAACGGCATCATTGTTGAAAACTTCTTTGACGCCCCCTTTCCCAAGGACCAGGTTGATCCGGCAGTGGTCAGCGCCATGAGCCTAGTTATCCAGCGGCTCAAGCATCTGATCACGCTGCCGCTAGGCGTGAATGTCTTGCGCAACGATGCCCACAGTGCCTTGGCAATTGCTGCCTGTGTGGGCGCAGAGTTCATTCGGGTCAATGTGCTCACCGGCGTCATGGCCACCGACCAGGGCTTGATCGAAGGGCAGGCGCACCAGTTGCATCGCTACCGCCGCGAGCTGGGAGCCGATGTCAAGATTTTTGCCGATGTCTTAGTGAAGCACGCCCGTCCCCTAGGCACTCCCAACCTCACCACCGCAGTTCAAGAAACGATCGAGCGCGGTCTGGCTGATGCCGTAATTTTGTCGGGCTGGGCCACCGGTAGCCCGCCAAGCCTTGAAGACCTGGAACTGGCCAGTGCCGCCGCTGGCTCAACGCCAGTATTCATCGGTTCTGGAGCCGACTGGGAGAACATCGGTAGTCTAATTCGGGCCGCTGATGGCGTAATTGTCTCCAGCGCTCTCAAGCGCCACGGTCAAATTCAGCAAACCATTGACCCAACGCGGGTTAGCCGCTTTGTCGAGGCGATGCGCCGAGGGCTGCAAGCCCGGACTCAAACTCAGGGCACAAGCCAGTCAATGAAGGTGCGCTACTGA
- a CDS encoding vitamin K epoxide reductase family protein: MGRRSRQTPWIHRWSRPIIAVIAACGALLTAYLTITHFTGTQVALCTEKGSGCDVVLSSPYARLFGIPLTIFGCLGYLGLGALAVAPLLVKPEQNKDLHQKLEDITWPLLLAGATATVIFSAYLMTLLVFVFKTPCLYCISSALFMTSIFLLTIFGRYWQDVGQVLFTSSLVGVVALMGVFGFHAAASQGSMVASGSTYPAQLAQHLTQTGAKMYGAYWCPHCLEQKALFGEAAKQLDYVECDPNGENPRPQLCQAKNIQGYPTWEIKGQMIEGSQPLDKLADLSNYSGPRTGSQTATPAAVPVPTP, translated from the coding sequence ATGGGTCGTCGAAGCCGTCAAACCCCCTGGATTCACCGCTGGTCCCGTCCGATCATTGCGGTTATTGCTGCCTGTGGCGCACTGCTCACTGCCTACTTAACGATCACGCACTTCACCGGAACGCAAGTTGCCCTCTGCACCGAGAAGGGAAGCGGCTGCGACGTAGTGCTCAGCAGCCCCTACGCTCGCTTGTTTGGTATCCCCCTGACAATCTTTGGCTGCCTGGGATACCTGGGCTTGGGTGCGCTGGCAGTTGCGCCCCTACTCGTGAAGCCCGAGCAGAACAAAGACCTACACCAAAAGCTCGAAGACATCACCTGGCCGCTCCTGCTGGCCGGGGCCACAGCCACTGTGATCTTCAGTGCCTACTTGATGACCTTGCTGGTCTTTGTCTTCAAGACCCCCTGCCTCTACTGCATCAGCTCCGCCCTCTTCATGACCAGCATCTTCTTGCTGACTATCTTTGGGCGCTACTGGCAAGACGTCGGCCAGGTCTTATTCACCAGTTCCTTGGTCGGTGTGGTGGCGCTGATGGGCGTGTTTGGCTTTCATGCTGCCGCTAGCCAGGGCAGTATGGTTGCCAGTGGCAGCACATACCCGGCGCAGTTAGCGCAACATCTCACGCAGACGGGTGCCAAGATGTACGGTGCTTACTGGTGTCCCCACTGTCTGGAGCAGAAAGCTCTGTTTGGCGAAGCCGCTAAGCAGCTGGACTACGTAGAGTGTGACCCGAACGGTGAAAACCCTCGGCCCCAGCTTTGTCAGGCCAAGAACATCCAGGGCTATCCCACATGGGAAATCAAAGGTCAGATGATCGAAGGTTCTCAACCTCTAGATAAACTCGCCGACCTCTCCAACTACTCTGGTCCCCGCACTGGATCTCAGACCGCGACACCAGCCGCAGTGCCAGTGCCAACCCCTTAG